In a genomic window of Pelecanus crispus isolate bPelCri1 chromosome 1, bPelCri1.pri, whole genome shotgun sequence:
- the THAP12 gene encoding 52 kDa repressor of the inhibitor of the protein kinase isoform X2: MPNFCAAPNCTRKSTQSDLAFFRFPRDPVRCQRWVENCRRADLEDKTPDQLNKHYRLCAKHFETSMICRSSPYRTVLRDNAVPTIFDLTSHLNNPHSRHRKRIKELSEDEIRTLKQQKIEAFEREQATQELNESNEQNTVSEEGGEEQEEEAVPLTLEERENKDYLKSLFEILILMGKQNIPLDGHSVDELPEGIFTSDNFQALLEYRINAGDEVLRKRFEMTAVNLEYCSKTQQKQMLEICESCVREETLREVRDSHFFSIVTDEVVDIAGEEHLPVLNNKEKGNELKEICRSQWTGRHDTFEVLVDLMQALVLCLDAVSSDSSVRWNNFIAGRAFVLSSALTDFDFIVTIVILKNVLSFTRAFGKNLQGQTSDVFFAASSLTAVLHSLNEVMDNIEVYHEFWFEEATNLATKLDVQIKLPGKFRRAQQGNLDSEVTSENYYKEILSIPTVEHIIQELKDIFSEQHLKALKCLSLVPSVMGQLKFNTSEEHHADMYKNDLPNPDTLSAELHCWRIKWKHRGKDIELPATIYEALHLPDIKFFPNVYALLKVLCILPVMKVENEKYEIGRKRLKAYLKNTLTEQRSSNLALLNINFDIKHDLDLMVDTYIKLYPDKVEFQEDFIPSNNSEVTEDA, from the exons ATGTCAAAGATGGGTAGAGAACTGTCGAAGGGCAGATTTAGAAGATAAAACTCCAGATCAACTCAACAAGCATTACAGACTGTGCGCTAAACATTTTGAGACTTCTATGATATGTAGAAGT AGCCCTTACAGAACAGTTTTAAGGGATAATGCTGTGCCAACTATATTTGATCTTACAAGTCACTTGAACAATCCTCACAGCAGACATAGGAAAAGGATAAAAGAGCTG agtgaaGATGAAATAAGAACACTGAAGCAACAAAAGA tTGAAGCTTTTGAACGGgagcaggcaactcaagaaTTGAACGAAAGCAATGAACAAAATACTGTCtcagaggaagggggggaagaacAAGAGGAAGAAGCTGTCCCCTTAACactggaagaaagagaaaacaaagactaCCTTAAATCTTTGTTTGAAATTTTGATCCTAATGGGTAAACAAAATATTCCTTTGGATGGCCATAGTGTTGATGAGCTTCCAGAAGGTATTTTTACTTCAGATAACTTTCAGGCTCTACTGGAATATAGAATAAATGCTGGAGATGAAGTTCTGAGGAAACGCTTTGAGATGACTGCGGTCAATCTTGAGTATTGTTCGAAAACGCAGCAGAAACAAATGCTTGAGATCTGTGAAAGCTGTGTTAGAGAAGAGACACTGAGGGAAGTAAGAGACTCGCACTTCTTTTCGATTGTCACCGATGAAGTAGTAGACATAGCGGGAGAGGAACATTTGCCAGTGTTG aaCAACAAGGAGAAGGGTAACGAGCTGAAGGAGATCTGCCGTTCTCAGTGGACAGGCAGGCATGATACTTTTGAGGTTTTAGTGGACCTCATGCAAGCACTGGTACTGTGCTTGGATGCGGTAAGCAGCGACTCCTCCGTCAGGTGGAACAACTTTATTGCCGGCCGAGCATTTGTACTTTCAAGTGCATTAACAGATTTTGACTTCATTGTCACTATCgtaattctgaaaaatgttctgtCTTTTACAAGAGCATTCGGAAAAAATCTCCAAGGACAAACATCAGATGTGTTCTTTGCAGCTAGCAGCTTAACAGCAGTGTTGCATTCTCTGAATGAAGTGATGGATAATATCGAAGTTTACCATGAATTTTGGTTTGAGGAAGCAACAAATTTGGCTACAAAACTGGATGTACAAATTAAACTCCCAGGAAAATTTCGCAGGGCACAACAAGGTAACTTGGACTCTGAGGTAACATCAGAAAATTACTACAAAGAAATCCTTAGCATCCCCACAGTGGAGCATATTATTCAAGAATTAAAAGATATATTCTCAGAACAACACTTAAAAGCTCTTAAGTGTTTATCGTTGGTGCCCTCAGTCATGGGGCAGCTCAAATTCAACACGTCTGAGGAGCACCACGCTGACATGTACAAAAATGACTTGCCTAATCCGGACACACTTTCTGCTGAGCTTCATTGTTGGAGAATCAAGtggaagcacagaggaaaagataTTGAACTTCCAGCTACTATTTATGAAGCACTTCACTTGCCCGACATAAAATTTTTCCCTAACGTTTACGCGTTGCTTAAAGTCTTGTGCATACTTCCAGTGATGAAGGTGGAGAATGAAAAATACGAAATAGGACGAAAGCGCTTAAAGGCATACCTGAAAAACACCTTGACAGAGCAAAGGTCAAGCAACCTAGCTTTGCTGAACATAAACTTTGATATAAAACATGACTTAGATTTAATGGTGGACACCTACATTAAACTCTATCCAGATAAAGTCGAATTTCAAGAAGACTTTATTCCCTCAAACAACTCTGAAGTAACAGAAGATGCTTAA
- the THAP12 gene encoding 52 kDa repressor of the inhibitor of the protein kinase isoform X3, producing the protein MPNFCAAPNCTRKSTQSDLAFFRFPRDPVRCQRWVENCRRADLEDKTPDQLNKHYRLCAKHFETSMICRSSPYRTVLRDNAVPTIFDLTSHLNNPHSRHRKRIKELSEDEIRTLKQQKIEAFEREQATQELNESNEQNTVSEEGGEEQEEEAVPLTLEERENKDYLKSLFEILILMGKQNIPLDGHSVDELPEGIFTSDNFQALLEYRINAGDEVLRKRFEMTAVNLEYCSKTQQKQMLEICESCVREETLREVRDSHFFSIVTDEVVDIAGEEHLPVLVRFVDDSHNLREEFIGFLPYEADPEILAVKFHTTITEKWGLNMEYCRGQAYIVSSGFASKMKVVATRLLEKYPQAVYTLCSSCALNVWLAKSVPVVGVSIALGTIEEVCCLFNQSPQLLVELDNTISVLFQNNKEKGNELKEICRSQWTGRHDTFEVLVDLMQALVLCLDAVSSDSSVRWNNFIAGRAFVLSSALTDFDFIVTIVILKNVLSFTRAFGKNLQGQTSDVFFAASSLTAVLHSLNEVMDNIEVYHEFWFEEATNLATKLDVQIKLPGKFRRAQQGNLDSEVTSENYYKEILSIPTVEHIIQELKDIFSEQHLKALKCLSLVPSVMGQLKFNTSEEHHADMYKNDLPNPDTLSAELHCWRIKWKHRGKDIELPATIYEALHLPDIKFFPNVYALLKVLCILPVMKVENEKYEIGRKRLKAYLKNTLTEQRSSNLALLNINFDIKHDLDLMVDTYIKLYPDKVEFQEDFIPSNNSEVTEDA; encoded by the exons ATGTCAAAGATGGGTAGAGAACTGTCGAAGGGCAGATTTAGAAGATAAAACTCCAGATCAACTCAACAAGCATTACAGACTGTGCGCTAAACATTTTGAGACTTCTATGATATGTAGAAGT AGCCCTTACAGAACAGTTTTAAGGGATAATGCTGTGCCAACTATATTTGATCTTACAAGTCACTTGAACAATCCTCACAGCAGACATAGGAAAAGGATAAAAGAGCTG agtgaaGATGAAATAAGAACACTGAAGCAACAAAAGA tTGAAGCTTTTGAACGGgagcaggcaactcaagaaTTGAACGAAAGCAATGAACAAAATACTGTCtcagaggaagggggggaagaacAAGAGGAAGAAGCTGTCCCCTTAACactggaagaaagagaaaacaaagactaCCTTAAATCTTTGTTTGAAATTTTGATCCTAATGGGTAAACAAAATATTCCTTTGGATGGCCATAGTGTTGATGAGCTTCCAGAAGGTATTTTTACTTCAGATAACTTTCAGGCTCTACTGGAATATAGAATAAATGCTGGAGATGAAGTTCTGAGGAAACGCTTTGAGATGACTGCGGTCAATCTTGAGTATTGTTCGAAAACGCAGCAGAAACAAATGCTTGAGATCTGTGAAAGCTGTGTTAGAGAAGAGACACTGAGGGAAGTAAGAGACTCGCACTTCTTTTCGATTGTCACCGATGAAGTAGTAGACATAGCGGGAGAGGAACATTTGCCAGTGTTGGTGAGATTTGTTGATGATTCTCATAATCTAAGAGAAGAATTCATAGGTTTTTTACCTTATGAGGCTGATCCCGAAATTCTAGCTGTGAAGTTCCATACGACTATTACTGAAAAGTGGGGTCTAAACATGGAGTACTGTCGAGGTCAAGCCTACATTGTCTCCAGTGGGTTTGCTTCTAAAATGAAAGTTGTGGCTACAAGACTCTTGGAAAAGTATCCACAAGCTGTGTATACGCTGTGTTCCTCTTGTGCCTTAAATGTTTGGCTGGCAAAATCCGTTCCTGTTGTTGGTGTTTCCATCGCGTTAGGAACAATCGAAGAAGTTTGCTGTCTTTTTAATCAGTCTCCGCAATTGCTAGTAGAACTGGACAACacaatttctgttctttttcagaaCAACAAGGAGAAGGGTAACGAGCTGAAGGAGATCTGCCGTTCTCAGTGGACAGGCAGGCATGATACTTTTGAGGTTTTAGTGGACCTCATGCAAGCACTGGTACTGTGCTTGGATGCGGTAAGCAGCGACTCCTCCGTCAGGTGGAACAACTTTATTGCCGGCCGAGCATTTGTACTTTCAAGTGCATTAACAGATTTTGACTTCATTGTCACTATCgtaattctgaaaaatgttctgtCTTTTACAAGAGCATTCGGAAAAAATCTCCAAGGACAAACATCAGATGTGTTCTTTGCAGCTAGCAGCTTAACAGCAGTGTTGCATTCTCTGAATGAAGTGATGGATAATATCGAAGTTTACCATGAATTTTGGTTTGAGGAAGCAACAAATTTGGCTACAAAACTGGATGTACAAATTAAACTCCCAGGAAAATTTCGCAGGGCACAACAAGGTAACTTGGACTCTGAGGTAACATCAGAAAATTACTACAAAGAAATCCTTAGCATCCCCACAGTGGAGCATATTATTCAAGAATTAAAAGATATATTCTCAGAACAACACTTAAAAGCTCTTAAGTGTTTATCGTTGGTGCCCTCAGTCATGGGGCAGCTCAAATTCAACACGTCTGAGGAGCACCACGCTGACATGTACAAAAATGACTTGCCTAATCCGGACACACTTTCTGCTGAGCTTCATTGTTGGAGAATCAAGtggaagcacagaggaaaagataTTGAACTTCCAGCTACTATTTATGAAGCACTTCACTTGCCCGACATAAAATTTTTCCCTAACGTTTACGCGTTGCTTAAAGTCTTGTGCATACTTCCAGTGATGAAGGTGGAGAATGAAAAATACGAAATAGGACGAAAGCGCTTAAAGGCATACCTGAAAAACACCTTGACAGAGCAAAGGTCAAGCAACCTAGCTTTGCTGAACATAAACTTTGATATAAAACATGACTTAGATTTAATGGTGGACACCTACATTAAACTCTATCCAGATAAAGTCGAATTTCAAGAAGACTTTATTCCCTCAAACAACTCTGAAGTAACAGAAGATGCTTAA
- the THAP12 gene encoding 52 kDa repressor of the inhibitor of the protein kinase isoform X1 gives MLQHYINLLGSPYRTVLRDNAVPTIFDLTSHLNNPHSRHRKRIKELSEDEIRTLKQQKIEAFEREQATQELNESNEQNTVSEEGGEEQEEEAVPLTLEERENKDYLKSLFEILILMGKQNIPLDGHSVDELPEGIFTSDNFQALLEYRINAGDEVLRKRFEMTAVNLEYCSKTQQKQMLEICESCVREETLREVRDSHFFSIVTDEVVDIAGEEHLPVLVRFVDDSHNLREEFIGFLPYEADPEILAVKFHTTITEKWGLNMEYCRGQAYIVSSGFASKMKVVATRLLEKYPQAVYTLCSSCALNVWLAKSVPVVGVSIALGTIEEVCCLFNQSPQLLVELDNTISVLFQNNKEKGNELKEICRSQWTGRHDTFEVLVDLMQALVLCLDAVSSDSSVRWNNFIAGRAFVLSSALTDFDFIVTIVILKNVLSFTRAFGKNLQGQTSDVFFAASSLTAVLHSLNEVMDNIEVYHEFWFEEATNLATKLDVQIKLPGKFRRAQQGNLDSEVTSENYYKEILSIPTVEHIIQELKDIFSEQHLKALKCLSLVPSVMGQLKFNTSEEHHADMYKNDLPNPDTLSAELHCWRIKWKHRGKDIELPATIYEALHLPDIKFFPNVYALLKVLCILPVMKVENEKYEIGRKRLKAYLKNTLTEQRSSNLALLNINFDIKHDLDLMVDTYIKLYPDKVEFQEDFIPSNNSEVTEDA, from the exons ATGTTACAACACTATATAAATTTATTGGGT AGCCCTTACAGAACAGTTTTAAGGGATAATGCTGTGCCAACTATATTTGATCTTACAAGTCACTTGAACAATCCTCACAGCAGACATAGGAAAAGGATAAAAGAGCTG agtgaaGATGAAATAAGAACACTGAAGCAACAAAAGA tTGAAGCTTTTGAACGGgagcaggcaactcaagaaTTGAACGAAAGCAATGAACAAAATACTGTCtcagaggaagggggggaagaacAAGAGGAAGAAGCTGTCCCCTTAACactggaagaaagagaaaacaaagactaCCTTAAATCTTTGTTTGAAATTTTGATCCTAATGGGTAAACAAAATATTCCTTTGGATGGCCATAGTGTTGATGAGCTTCCAGAAGGTATTTTTACTTCAGATAACTTTCAGGCTCTACTGGAATATAGAATAAATGCTGGAGATGAAGTTCTGAGGAAACGCTTTGAGATGACTGCGGTCAATCTTGAGTATTGTTCGAAAACGCAGCAGAAACAAATGCTTGAGATCTGTGAAAGCTGTGTTAGAGAAGAGACACTGAGGGAAGTAAGAGACTCGCACTTCTTTTCGATTGTCACCGATGAAGTAGTAGACATAGCGGGAGAGGAACATTTGCCAGTGTTGGTGAGATTTGTTGATGATTCTCATAATCTAAGAGAAGAATTCATAGGTTTTTTACCTTATGAGGCTGATCCCGAAATTCTAGCTGTGAAGTTCCATACGACTATTACTGAAAAGTGGGGTCTAAACATGGAGTACTGTCGAGGTCAAGCCTACATTGTCTCCAGTGGGTTTGCTTCTAAAATGAAAGTTGTGGCTACAAGACTCTTGGAAAAGTATCCACAAGCTGTGTATACGCTGTGTTCCTCTTGTGCCTTAAATGTTTGGCTGGCAAAATCCGTTCCTGTTGTTGGTGTTTCCATCGCGTTAGGAACAATCGAAGAAGTTTGCTGTCTTTTTAATCAGTCTCCGCAATTGCTAGTAGAACTGGACAACacaatttctgttctttttcagaaCAACAAGGAGAAGGGTAACGAGCTGAAGGAGATCTGCCGTTCTCAGTGGACAGGCAGGCATGATACTTTTGAGGTTTTAGTGGACCTCATGCAAGCACTGGTACTGTGCTTGGATGCGGTAAGCAGCGACTCCTCCGTCAGGTGGAACAACTTTATTGCCGGCCGAGCATTTGTACTTTCAAGTGCATTAACAGATTTTGACTTCATTGTCACTATCgtaattctgaaaaatgttctgtCTTTTACAAGAGCATTCGGAAAAAATCTCCAAGGACAAACATCAGATGTGTTCTTTGCAGCTAGCAGCTTAACAGCAGTGTTGCATTCTCTGAATGAAGTGATGGATAATATCGAAGTTTACCATGAATTTTGGTTTGAGGAAGCAACAAATTTGGCTACAAAACTGGATGTACAAATTAAACTCCCAGGAAAATTTCGCAGGGCACAACAAGGTAACTTGGACTCTGAGGTAACATCAGAAAATTACTACAAAGAAATCCTTAGCATCCCCACAGTGGAGCATATTATTCAAGAATTAAAAGATATATTCTCAGAACAACACTTAAAAGCTCTTAAGTGTTTATCGTTGGTGCCCTCAGTCATGGGGCAGCTCAAATTCAACACGTCTGAGGAGCACCACGCTGACATGTACAAAAATGACTTGCCTAATCCGGACACACTTTCTGCTGAGCTTCATTGTTGGAGAATCAAGtggaagcacagaggaaaagataTTGAACTTCCAGCTACTATTTATGAAGCACTTCACTTGCCCGACATAAAATTTTTCCCTAACGTTTACGCGTTGCTTAAAGTCTTGTGCATACTTCCAGTGATGAAGGTGGAGAATGAAAAATACGAAATAGGACGAAAGCGCTTAAAGGCATACCTGAAAAACACCTTGACAGAGCAAAGGTCAAGCAACCTAGCTTTGCTGAACATAAACTTTGATATAAAACATGACTTAGATTTAATGGTGGACACCTACATTAAACTCTATCCAGATAAAGTCGAATTTCAAGAAGACTTTATTCCCTCAAACAACTCTGAAGTAACAGAAGATGCTTAA